In Sulfobacillus thermosulfidooxidans, the sequence GAGATCGTGTCACCGCAGGAGATGACGCGACGTGTCCACCAGGCTGAAGAGGTGTATACAGAAGCTCAGCGAATCCTTACACAAGAACTACGGCAGTTGGACGAACTCTTCCGTACAACGACATAATGTACTGTGGATGGTGCGGAAGGGGAGCTGGTCATCGGGGAAAGGATTGTTATAGGACGATGAATAAAAAGACTTTGTCCGAACAAGAAATTCGTACCCAATTTATTACACCGGCTATTCAACAAGCCGGGTGGTCCCCAGAGCAAATTCGAGAAGAGTGGACCTTTACGCAGGGGCGGTTAATCATTCGCGGCAAGGTGGCTATGCGGGGCAAACCAAAACGGGCCGATTATGTGTTGCATTATCGGCCCAATCTCCCTTTGGCTATCGTGGAAGCGAAAGATAACACGCATGAAGTCGGGGCGGGGATGCAGCAGGCATTAGAGTATGCAGAAATATTAGATATCCCGTTTGTTTTTTCGTCTAATGGCGATGGTTTTATCTTTCATGATCGGACGGGACAGTCTTCTGTACGGGAGCGCTGGTTGGCATTGACGGAGTTTCCGTCGCCGAAAGAATTGTGGACGCGTTATCGGGCTGCACGGGGATGGACGGCGACGGTCGAATCGGCGGTGCTACAGCCCTATGGGGGGACGAAGGAGCCTCGGTACTATCAACGGGTGGCGGTCAACCGGGCTGTCGAGGCCATTGCTCGGGGGCAAAAACGGGTGCTGCTGGTTATGGCGACGGGAACAGGGAAGACGCAAACTGCTTTTCAGATTATCTGGAGGCTGCGACAAAGTGGGTTGGTGCATCGGGTATTGTTTTTAGCCGATCGCAATGTCTTGGTGGATCAAACCATGGTCAATGATTTTCGACCGTTTCAAGGGGTGATGGCCAAACTGAACACGGGGACCGGTACGATTGCTCGCGAGACGATGGCGGAAAGGGAACGACGCGTCGATACCGCCTATGAGGTGTATTTGGCCCTCTATCAATCGCTTACGGGTCCCGAAGACCGTCAGAAAGTCTATCGGGAATTGTCACCGGGATTTTTTGATCTGGTAATAATCGATGAGTGTCATCGGGGTAGCGCCGCTGAAGATTCGGCGTGGCGAGAAATTCTTGAGTACTTTACGGAAGCGACGCAGATTGGATTGACCGCAACCCCGAAGGAAACCGAATATGTCTCGAATATCCAATATTTCGGCGATCCCGTGTACACGTATTCGTTGAAGCAAGGGATAGACGACGGGTTTTTAGCTCCCTATAAAGTGGTCCGCGTCCATTTGGATGTGGATATTGAGGGCTATCAGCCTCGTGCGGGTGAACATGATTTAGCGGGGCAAGAGATTGCAGAACGTCTTTATACCCAACGGGATTTCGATCGCACGCTCGTCATTGACAAGCGGACCGAGCGCGTGGCGGCAACCATCACGCAATATTTAAAAGACAGCGGCGATCGGTTTCAAAAGACTATCATCTTCTGCGTGGATACGGATCATGCCGAACGGATGCGGCGGGCTCTGGTCAATCTGAATCAAGACCTCATCAATCAGTACCCGCACTATATCATGCGGATCACCGGGGATGATCCCGACGGACAAAAACAGCTGGATGCGTTTATTGATCCAGAGTCGCTGACACCAGTCCTAGTTACCACCTCTCGCCTGCTTTCAACAGGCGTCGATGTGCAAACCTGTCGTCTCATCGTGCTGGATCGCGAAGTCGGGAGCATGACGGAATTTAAACAAATTATCGGTCGCGGTACACGAATTCATGAGTCGAGCAGTAAGTTCTACTTTACCATTATGGATTTTCGCGGTGCAACGAATCACTTTTTTGATCCGGATTTTGACGGGCCACCAATTCAGGTTTACGAACCCCATGGGGAAGATCCGGTGATACCGCCGGATGAAGATTATGGGGAATTTGAAGACGATTCATCAACAGACACCGGACAGACACGCTATC encodes:
- the hsdR gene encoding EcoAI/FtnUII family type I restriction enzme subunit R, whose product is MNKKTLSEQEIRTQFITPAIQQAGWSPEQIREEWTFTQGRLIIRGKVAMRGKPKRADYVLHYRPNLPLAIVEAKDNTHEVGAGMQQALEYAEILDIPFVFSSNGDGFIFHDRTGQSSVRERWLALTEFPSPKELWTRYRAARGWTATVESAVLQPYGGTKEPRYYQRVAVNRAVEAIARGQKRVLLVMATGTGKTQTAFQIIWRLRQSGLVHRVLFLADRNVLVDQTMVNDFRPFQGVMAKLNTGTGTIARETMAERERRVDTAYEVYLALYQSLTGPEDRQKVYRELSPGFFDLVIIDECHRGSAAEDSAWREILEYFTEATQIGLTATPKETEYVSNIQYFGDPVYTYSLKQGIDDGFLAPYKVVRVHLDVDIEGYQPRAGEHDLAGQEIAERLYTQRDFDRTLVIDKRTERVAATITQYLKDSGDRFQKTIIFCVDTDHAERMRRALVNLNQDLINQYPHYIMRITGDDPDGQKQLDAFIDPESLTPVLVTTSRLLSTGVDVQTCRLIVLDREVGSMTEFKQIIGRGTRIHESSSKFYFTIMDFRGATNHFFDPDFDGPPIQVYEPHGEDPVIPPDEDYGEFEDDSSTDTGQTRYHICGGPVDVVLEQVRYLDNQGNLVTESLRDYSRRTLLKEFGSLDRFLQRWNAAARKQAVLDEIVEAGLPLDQVAEVIGKGLDPFDLVCHLAFGMPPVTRHERAQRARQAAILTQYGPQARAVLEALLQKYEDDGLIDFTDPAVLRIKPFAQMGTPVGLVKSFGGRDAFEKAVQALQKALYAEVG